The Clarias gariepinus isolate MV-2021 ecotype Netherlands chromosome 3, CGAR_prim_01v2, whole genome shotgun sequence DNA window tattaatatttaccaATTAAATGGATTAACCAAAGGTTACCATCCCTCCCATTCCCACTACAATACATTCTTATTATGCTGTATCTAgtcaacaaatttaaaaaatttttattcatatttggcTGTTATTTCTATTATTAGTGCAAGATTAGGTTCACATACTGTTAGATATCCCATTGCAAATCCATTGCAAATAAATTGAATTAGTGTCTGAATCGTGTgtactatttatatttttatttcaagtcAGGCCGCAGTTGCAGGTGAACTgctttactgtaaaaaataaatgacaggCAAAATGTGAAGCCGAGACGATTTCAAAAACAGACAGAAGGTCAGAGCAAACAGACAATACTGAGCAAAATCCAGATAATCAGATACAACGAACAGGATTTGGGATGTCAGGTAAGATACACTAAGCAGTACTTCATGTTGAAGTGGTGTTTGGCGTGTGTCAGTGCAcacagtttatactgtatatactgcacAATAGTGGAGTGTTGACTGAGTCCAGGGTAATAAACTGGATGGCTGGTTTGTGGTGGCCCTGACTGTAGACCATGGAGCAGTCTGGGAACTGAAGTTGGACTCTGATTCCAGCGTTGACATGAGACACagctattattttaaagtagtagGTCAGAATTGCACCCAGCTGATACGTTCATCTGTTTTTGGCAAGACTCTGTCCCTCACACACTGTGCAGGTGTACACTACATGCAGTTTCAGACTTATCTCTAAATATGACCATAGACAAAAACCCCAGCATCACATGTGGCAAAACCAGGTTCATCATCATACAGTTACAGTGTCTTGTGTCTTTCTATGGGGAAAGGAGGCCTTGCCAGTCTGTTCATTTTTATATGATCCCGTGTATAAATGTGGTAAATTGATCACATAGAATGCTTGTCTCACATAGAATCATCAactcctttatttttcttttttccttccttgcttttctaaaaaaaaaataataataaaatcatcacTGTCATTATCTCATATTGCAAGCCTCATGTACATGGTTGtttgaaataatttaatattcagataaataaataaacaaacaaatgaaattgACTTTATTATTCATGCACTCCACTAGTGCTGACAGTTGATTATCCCACATGACTTCCGAAtctggtcatttatttcaaatgtatttctaaaaaaatgacaaatgggTAAGAGACtaataaatttgtttattgCATCTCagtatttcttatttttatgaGGTTGCTGAATATGCAGCATTTCCAAATTCTGTTCCATATTCCACTTATGAATTTGACTGCTCCTTTAACTCCAGTTCTCCGTTTCACCCGAAAATATTATCACATTCATACATACCGTCTCcgttttttttcaaagaatgtACACTTACCTACAGCACTAGAGTCTATAGTTCTGGACGTTTTCTAGCGAGTGCAGCATTGTGTTTTGCCTTTTTTGCACTTCTTGCCTGAGCTGATCTCAGTGACCTACTCTGTCATCCCTCATCCACCGAGCTGCTGCTCATGTGTGTGAAGTTAACTCCATGACCCTTTTCCCACTTtcctctctcattctctctcaccTCAGATGAGTCCAGCCTGAAGATGAACAGTGTGAAACACATCCCTCAGACCTTGGCCAGCCACATACGCACTCTGCAGGAGGTCcacggttcacacacacatgctgcagACATGCTCAGACCAGACCCACGCGACACATTCTACAAGAGTGAGTATATCAATCACATGATGTACTATAATTTCCAATATTCATATACTGCTGATCTTGCTAGTTATtttcaggactttttttttgtgcaatagaCTCTACACCCAGCTGAAACATAGCAGCGCAATGTAGAATCCATACTTGTCATGGGATTAAAGCAGTGTTGCTGGAGGAACTTTAGTTCGTTGCTCTGTATACATAATTAACTATTGGGAAAAATCCACAGGACAGTGTGTGCGACTTGTGGAGATTAGACAAAATCAGCcacaacaccaacaacaaaGCCAGGTGAATTAAACAACATTGAttgtcaattatataccagtaaattgGTGAAacgatcatgggcacccaaggcacCTTTATGTCTGCGGGGAtcaaaggctagcctgtctggtcggatcccacagaaaagccaataaaccacaaattgttgaaaaacgtCACGATACCCAGTGCAACACAGCCTGCTGCGAAtgggacaaacaagtctgatccatggaggcctcaccgtcctggtgccagacaccacagcacactccGGGGCCAGAACTGCCCTAGCGGCACAAGTGGAACTCCAACAACATCGGGCTTAATGTTTTAGATTTTAActttatggctgatcggtgtatttCATAACCTTATTTCTGGAAGTTTTGAAAACCTTATCAGGTTTGAAAACTGGGGTATTTTAAGGAATTTATGTATTTCTCACCTTCTGATTCAATATACTCCTGAAATGGAGGCATGCATCCTTTAGATTGATTGCATACAAAACAATCATGGATTTTCACTGTCTGCATCACAGCAAGTACTACAAAGACATCTTTCAGTTCTTAAATGGAGCAAAATCATTAAATATTTCAGGATTTGTGGTTCACTTAAGAATTCTGTTGCCTATTTTTTGAGTAGAGTGATTCTGTGGTAAGTATAGTCATTTACTGGAGCTTAGGTCTTGTGTATCTGTGAGGTGGGCTCCTGTGTTCAGCACTAGACAACACGGTAACAATACATTCTGGACAGTGTGCTAAGTAGCCACTCAAGTAGTCTGTGGTTATCAGGCTTCAGTGAAGAAAGGAAGGACCATCCCTCCATCAACAAGGACCGAAGCTGAACTCCCCCGGCAATTTCAGTAAATCTTTTCCTTAGTGACTTGATCACAATCTGTTCCAGCACAAAACTGCCTTTGTGTTTTGTGCTGCGGTGAGGGCACAATGCAACCCCTAGTGTATCCCATGTATCTTCTTTTGGTTTTATTCTTGCTGCTGCAACACAATTATGGCACTCACCTTTATCTTCCTAGAGGGCTCGGCAGCCATATCTGCTGTTAGCTTTATTCCTCAATGTGGCCATGAAACACTAGAGGAAGGTGATGAATACGCGGCAGCATTTGAATAGCTTGCTTTGCCACAGTTATGGCAGAACTCTCTTTGCAGATGTTCAAGTCGGGGCATTTTGGCAGTTGGAATacaaaactgcacacacaagCTGCAAATGTTTGGACTTTCTAAAACTGTACCTGCCAGCTTAGAACAATAGACCATATGCCTATCTTAGAAATAGAGGCAATAAGGGCCAAATTAGtaataagtaaaatattacCTACCATCGTTTGTCACCACTACCCtcatcacactcattcacaactCTGCTggttttaacaacaacaacatgtagATTTGCTAGAGGTCAATGGATTACAACACCGTACTTAGCACATTGTTTTGTCCAagcctttaaataataaatgcttaTAACTGcgctgaattattattataataataataataataatcagtccTTTTTGCACTAATTGTCATTAAATGGCAAACCTTGTTAAATTACTGTAGACTGATATAGACTGAAGTGCTTAAATAATTGTATGAGTTGTATTACTAATGAGACACAAACAAAATGTGGGTACTTATACTACAAGGTGTGTTGAAGTCGAACTACActaggacttgtgatgaaattttttcGTGAAAAAAGGAAACTGACATTTTCAGATGAGCGCCTTATCCTTTGAAAATCAATGGAGGACTTGTTAAAGAGACGTATCTTGTACATACCTACATATTTTGTTATGCTTTGTTTACACTTTTCAGCCCCGCTGTTCCTGCACAAATATTTATTCTCATTGTTGTCAAGCAAAAAACCTTTCCTGCTGACAGGCTgcaaacttttaatttttatttcgaTCTTGTCAGTTCTGTTTCACGTGCATTAAGGGGGCGATTTAGATTGTTATGACTGCATGTGTGCATACTAACATTAGCATGGCTgatgctgatttatttatttattctgttctGTAGAATATGCACAGCGTTTGTCTGTCTGACTACATACTAATGCAGGCTCGGCTGTGTGCTCGGTGCGTGCCGAATAATaatttgcttttaatttaacaGGTTTGTGGTTGTATTAAATCATGTTCGGACTGAATGACTAATGGGGGAGAGCGATTTCAATTTAACCCTAATGTACTGTTCACTATGGCTTATTCACAAATTTCTCATTGACTCAGACTTTTATAGTCTCCAGTTTTATAGCAGTACTGTTTTGCTAGGCCCTTATCACAGATATAGATGGGAAAGCATGGACTGACATCAAAACGTGAAGCTTTCCTGAGTTGGtctccagtttcatcatggttttgcaaatgcacttggcaATACTGTTTttacaagaactgttccagaacagctgaccttcatgtcttaaaataacgaCTGGCTGTTGTGGTTGTTCTTACTTAATTACCCAAtgctatatgtgttatttcctAGTTTTAGGAAAAGTCCTGTATtcttctagaatgtagaaaataaatccaacctTGTGTCTAAACTTGGACTGGTtctgtatattaataaatatatatgtgtatatataaattttgcATGAACCACTCTAATTAATGCAGCGGTTGCAGTAGATAAAAAAGGCCACCAGAGATTCAAACGAGGCAGGTTGATGTGAGAGCGAGCACAAGTCTATTAAAATCCATATCAGCAAGCAGATTTGCAATTAGAAAACAGGCTGAGGTCAAATTGAGCAAACAACCAGAACAGCACAGGAAAACCAGATCAGAAACTGAGAACTTAAAAACAGGTCAAACCACCAGGTAAATCAGTGAATACAACTCGTAAGTGCAAAGAAAACTGTTCGAACCTTACAGGAAATGAATATGCAGTCTAAATAGACAGAACCGAACACTACTAAACAGGAAACATGCGACCTAGTCCTCAGGTCAGTGTGATAGTCATAAAGTCTCCAAAGGGATCTGGAGCTCCTTATTTCTGTCTTGCAGTACACCAGTGATGCATTCTGCAGATCGGTCAGGACACTGTTGGGTTTCTGTGTGTTGAGTATCATGACTCTGTGTTTATCGACTGGTGAGCAGGGTGATGGGAAAGGGGAAGGGTGTGAGCCCCCTGCTGGCAAACAATACACACCTCTTCACAGTAACACtaagatatataaaaaagatactACTACATATAAAACCACAAATTATTAAAGTATCGACTTTTATTTGAGCCATTAACTTATGTCTCATGCAGCTTCAAAACacaagcagggaaaaaaaaacagcggttttaatctaaaattaaataattacataaaaaggTGCTCTGTTTAAATCTCATTATTGAGCctcttttataaatgtatctTTTCTGAACTGAAGGATTAGTACATTCTGATACGTacaatgtgtaattttttttaagtcttcatttttttaatctaatccttttttttccttaaaaatttttttatttttttttttgctactatGTACAAATGTTATAGTACAAACAAAATTGGTGAAATTAGACAGTGACTGAAAGCATCCTGTTTCTAAACCAGTCGTTTCAGCATGTGGATTTCGCCTCTTTTACACTCGGGTTATAATATCCTTTAGCGAGAAAggaattttttaaagaagtcttCGTATGATTTATGAAATTGTCATACAACATCAAAAAGAGTAGCTATTTAAATGTGAGTGATAAATCAGATGTAGCAGTGTAGACTTTCCCACACACTAGTCCCATATTTGCATGTcataagtatatatttacataaattacaCTGTTGTTGTAATAGTGgggtaagaaaagaaaaaaacgaaagaAAGCGCAATCCAAAacgaaaaagagaaaaagtaatACAGTTCAGCAAACTAAAAGTGCTTCGGCATGGGATGTATTTGCAGGAAACAAAAGTATGCTTTAATTTCCAGAAAGCTGCTTTTAGAAACACTATCATCTCTGGTATGCAAATCCAAATAATACTCAATTGAAGGACTAATGAGCTGATAAAAATCCACGTCTAAGCATTATGTTTCACATTTACAAACTACATGTTGACATTAAACCCAATGATTTACACTTAAGTGTGCGATTCCTGCATGCACAAATGTAATTAGCAGTGAAATTCCCGAACCTAGCAACTGGATTCAGGGCATCCttagtcccaagtctggataaaaatagaaatcttgCATCAAAAAGGGTATCCGGAGTAAAACCTTTGCCATGTCAGATGTGCTGATTGGATGTTCCGTTTAtgagcagccaaaagaacagcaacaaaaaatgtatactcTACTTACAATATAATTGATTATACTGATACTGAGGTGTGGCTCTTTCCTGGCACCAGTACGTTGGCAGTGCATACAATTTGTGCTGTGGATTGCTGGGTGGGGCCTTCATGGATTGGGCATGGTTGTCCCGTGCATCCCATTGGTGCATATCAGAAGTGATAGCTTTTGTTCCACAAAGGCATAAGTAAGCCTCaggtgcccatgatcctttTACCAGTTTGCTGGTGCATAGCTGGTGATAAGGGTGTTTCAGTCcacctggcagtggtgttaatgttaggTCTGATTGGTTTATATACAGTGTTgggtatttgttttatatatatttttaaatgtgttttggcCCCAATTAGAAATATCGGTTTGACAGAATGGTGGCTTAGAGGTTCGAATTTTGCCTTACaccttaaatgtttaaatgtctttgtttgcatgctttctctgtgtctcagcccgaagacatgcagattaggctaattggcgttcccacattgctcatagtgtgtgaatggctgtACAACGGATTGCCACCCGCCTCATACCCTAAGTCTtattggataggctccaggccccccgcaatcctgtatacagcataaagcggtatacatgatgatgatagtgatggtgatgatggtgatggtgatggtcATACCAGTTCAAATGTTACTCTTTTCTGAAGACAGCAGCAATTCATTTTTTTGCTCTATATAATAGTCATGCATTAATTATGTATGTGGCTATGCATTTTATGATAATGAAATCAAAAACTGCTTAGAATTGTATATTTAGcattatattttaatgaattaaatcaaatgtaTATTATCTCCTCTTAGTCCCTATGATGGCTCCGTCCAGGCTGGAGAAGGTGCTCCCGTCTTGTGTTTACTCTCCTACCTATGTCGTGAGAGATTTCCCCATCGCACGCTACCAGGGCCTGCAGTTCGTGAGTAGCACTGTAACACTCTATATAAGCTGCATTTATTTGATATGTATTTGCTGATGCTCACACTCTggggagaaacaaaaaaaaaatctgatttccaGACAGTGTTACAGTCAGCAAACATCGCCTCCCGTTGGACATAACTGATCATTACAATTAATTTCtatgttgttttttatgttttaatccTTTTAGGTGTACCTGTCCTACGTCTATCCGAATGATTTCACCAGACTCACTCATATGGAAAGAGAGAACAAATGCTTCTACAGGGAATCTCCAGTATACCTGGAAAAGTATGGCTTACCAGTTAACAGAGTATTTATTACCTCATATTACATCATTTTTACTGCAGATTTTGCATTTATGAATGACATAATGAGTGATGTTATAATGCTTCACCTTGTACTCCGAACAGGTTTGGCTTCTATAAATACATGAAGATGGATGAAGATAGTGATGACAAGCCTATTTTCTTTCCAAATCCTGATGGTGTGTTGTGACATGCTGCAAAACAGTTTTAAGAGAGAATTTAACAGTTGGCTTCTTCTGGTATAGGTTAATCACAGCATTGTCAGAGATGAGGATGTCACAGCTGTGTTTGTGataatttgtgctttaaaaaaaaaacagcatgtgtGATTGTGCGTAAGTGTGTTAGCAGGATGGCAGAATGGTAGTAATAATGCTACATTAAGAGTTGAGAAACTTTTTGGATCTTTAAttgtcaaaataattatttttcattagaTTTCCttgaagaagaagagggtgTAGATCTAGAGGAAGATTTGGTCATCTCTAATCATCATCCAGTCAGGAGAACAAGCAACACAAGCATGTCTGATCAGCTCTCAAGTTCTTCATTTAGCACCATCTCTACTAAGACCCAAACAGCCAGAGACTCAAGAGATCACATTGTAACCCGAGAGCACCTGTACTCACATTTCAAAGCCAAGAGAACCAAAAGGAGGATTAAAGGAGAAGACCAAGCCTACCATAAACACGCTCAAGAGGAAGAGCAACAGAGAGGAATGGGTAAAGAGAGGCACCTAAGGCACATTATAGAGGCAGACCGTGGGACTTTGACAGACCACAGAGAAAGTACGGAAGAAGGAGACGTTGGCATGATGCAGATTCATGGACGGCGTTCTTTAAAGTGGCTTCCACCAAGCAGCGTACAGCAAAGCAACAAGATCACGCCTTTAAGGCTGTCCAAAACATTCAAGGATTCTCAGCGTTCCTCGCTATATTCGTTGGCGAGTCACCTTCTGAGCAACAGGGCACATCCTGGCTCTCCAGAGAAAGAAGTTAGGTCAAGCAAAATCGACCTCACTAAACCTCATTCACCAAAAAGTTCACCCAAGCCGCCAATGGAGATCTTTCCTGGGGTCTTTTTGTATCAAACTGCAAGCGGGAAAAAGCTTGTGGATTTCAGTTCAAGGTGGAAATTCACAAAAAGGCATGACTCCTGGCCGAAGTTAGACCATAAATCACCCACACAGCAACTGAAGCGCAGCTCTCTACTCTCACCTACTGTATACGGAGTGAATGATTTTCCATCACCCTTCATAACAGACCTGCCACCATCAAGCTCAGACTTTACAGGGACAAATTCGTCTAACAGAAGACGACCCGTGGAGATCGGGGCCACCACAGCTTCCGAGATGGTGGAGGAGTCGCAGCAGCCGGAGGTCGCTAAGATTAAAGACAGCGCCACCTCTGAATACAGCTACGAAGATGAAGAGGCACGACCCGGCTGGACTGAGGAGGCGATCAACTGGCAACGTACATTCAGCGTAAATCCGGTGGATTTTGAGCTGCTCAGGTCGGACTGGAATGACCTCCGGTGCAACGTGTCTGGAAACCTGCAGCTGGCCGAGAGTGAGGCGCAGGAGGTAATCGTGCAGTACGTAGAACGGATAAACAAGTTTAATGGAGGGTAAGTGTACCTTTTGGTGCATTTCTGTCGTGTTTAGCAGTCCAAAAATagtctagggttagggttagaactGTTTAGATCTTTACTGTTAGTTTTGTTTGCACTTTTAACCAGGTTGTGTGTTACTTCTGTCTCTGATACAACAGCGATCTCTTTTAGCAGTGTGTCCATGCAGCATTATTGTAATGAGAGACACAATCATACTCTCAACACCTTTACATATTAAAAAGTGTGCCTGCTGTTAGTGCTGAGTCATCAGGTTTACATGTACGcttatttctccttttttcttattcatctctttcttatttctctctatgccttttttcttttgttcatttttttcctgacaATTTCAGACTAGTTCACttactcttactcactcactcatcttctataccgctttatcctgtatttagggtcgcgggaaCCTGGCGCCTagcccaggaggcttagggcacaaggcagggtacaccctgggcagggtgccaatccatcgcaaggcacacacacacacacacttacacacactacggtcaatttgggaacgccaattagcctaatctgcatatctttggaaaaTGGGAAGTCATAGGTGCAATGTACCTAAATATAACTTTAAGTAATAGCTACTAATGTAGGCCAatatctcactttttttttggctatcTACAAATTGAGACACTTTTCCTTAATGCACTGatgtgtattaatttatttaaaacattaattcagATTTATACCATTTTGTATGgatagatataataataataataatgataataattataattgcaCTCTACTATAATTCGTTCCTGTGCCCATGCAACACGAATTAAACATgctgttatttatttctatacacTGAATTCTAgttgtcctctctctctctctctctctctgtctctttctttctctctcagcatATACTTCCTCCGCCGCATCGTGAATGTCGAGAAACGCAGAGATCCGGCACGAGGAAGCCGTTATTTAGTGGAGCTGGAGCTGTTGGAGGCGGGGGAAAGAGTGGTACGCCTGTCTGAGTACATCTACTTCCTTCACCAGCGCAGCCGCCATGAAGAAATTATAGAGAGCAGGGAAGTCACCACTCCTTCTGCCCCTGCCGTGCCCTCTAAAATACCAACCACCAGCAGCAGCTCCAGTGGACCGTCTCGGGCATCCACGTCCTGGAGAGGTCACTGGCCAAAGCCGCTACTCTGTCAGCCTATCATGCTACAGTGGAGGCATGACGTCATGGTGCATATTGTGGTTCCAGGTACTGAAGCCCGACATATATAGCTTTGTGTCCCTAGAATAGTTAACTACATCTTGCACAAATTTTTCGCCATACAAGCTCAATTAATTAACGTGAgaattactgtttttatttcagttacCTGGCAACAGCATACATGCCATTATTTTTAGTCAAACTGCGCTTTGTCTTACTTTGTCAAAATTTGTCAGCACCACACAGTTGATGCTTTTATTCCCCTATAAAGTTGAATCCAGGTCAGTTTACCCCTCCGGTCATGTTCTCTGATGACAAACCAGGTTATCATCCCATGCCGTCCCACAATCCCTTGCACATTTTTGTTACTTACCAATGAAAGGCTATAAAATATTTGCGG harbors:
- the b4galnt4b gene encoding N-acetyl-beta-glucosaminyl-glycoprotein 4-beta-N-acetylgalactosaminyltransferase 1 gives rise to the protein MRFPLKKIRKQFKLLLLLVLLTFAIGFTYLHVIQGRAIKLHSSYGKDMERQTEGLGSGQKKPPHSSSSHPEDSSDSTDETKHGDELGEFEQERYSKPEIQKLLSQKLLKLPWKPEYKGQANLHVFEDWCGSSVSQLRKNLHFPLYPHTRTTVKKLAVVPKWKNYGLRIFGFIHPYKDGDFQFAISSDDNSELWLSSDENPLNVKLLVYVGKHGSEWTAPGEFSKFRSQTSKSVHLMASRRYYFEVLHKQDDKGSDHVEVGWRPFLPGLKYDVIDSAYISLYTDESSLKMNSVKHIPQTLASHIRTLQEVHGSHTHAADMLRPDPRDTFYKIPMMAPSRLEKVLPSCVYSPTYVVRDFPIARYQGLQFVYLSYVYPNDFTRLTHMERENKCFYRESPVYLEKFGFYKYMKMDEDSDDKPIFFPNPDDFLEEEEGVDLEEDLVISNHHPVRRTSNTSMSDQLSSSSFSTISTKTQTARDSRDHIVTREHLYSHFKAKRTKRRIKGEDQAYHKHAQEEEQQRGMGKERHLRHIIEADRGTLTDHRESTEEGDVGMMQIHGRRSLKWLPPSSVQQSNKITPLRLSKTFKDSQRSSLYSLASHLLSNRAHPGSPEKEVRSSKIDLTKPHSPKSSPKPPMEIFPGVFLYQTASGKKLVDFSSRWKFTKRHDSWPKLDHKSPTQQLKRSSLLSPTVYGVNDFPSPFITDLPPSSSDFTGTNSSNRRRPVEIGATTASEMVEESQQPEVAKIKDSATSEYSYEDEEARPGWTEEAINWQRTFSVNPVDFELLRSDWNDLRCNVSGNLQLAESEAQEVIVQYVERINKFNGGIYFLRRIVNVEKRRDPARGSRYLVELELLEAGERVVRLSEYIYFLHQRSRHEEIIESREVTTPSAPAVPSKIPTTSSSSSGPSRASTSWRGHWPKPLLCQPIMLQWRHDVMVHIVVPVKNQARWVQQFISDMELLHRETKDENFNIIIVDFESEDMDVEQALRESTVPRYEYLRREGNFERSSGLQMGVDTIADSHSIVFLCDLHIHFPLSILESIRKHCVESRLAFAPIVMRLDCGSSPLEPHGYWEVNGFGLFGIYKSDFDKIGGMNTEEFKDRWGGEDWEFLDRVLQNGLEVERLRLRNFYHYYHSKRGMWNTPIKKPSQG